A stretch of the Elephas maximus indicus isolate mEleMax1 chromosome 3, mEleMax1 primary haplotype, whole genome shotgun sequence genome encodes the following:
- the TYK2 gene encoding non-receptor tyrosine-protein kinase TYK2 isoform X4, translated as MPLCRWGATARGSKPDGNGAQPMVTRGVLRVHLHWAGPGGGEPWVTFSEASLTAEEVCIYIAHKIGITPLCFNLFALFDAQGQVWLPPNHILEVPRDSSLNLHFRMRFYFRNWHGMNPQEPAVYRCGPPGAESSSDQAEHGLQFLDPASFEYIFEQGKHEFVNDVASLWELSSEEEIHHFKNESLGMAFLHLCHLALHRGVSLEEVAKKISFKDCIPRSFRSQIQQHNALTRLRLRSIFHKFLRAFQPSHLSQQLVMVKYLATLERLAPCFATEHIPVCHLELPAQAEGKLCYIQDHGQATLDPGKESALGPPTHEVLVTGTGGIQWRPVQAEGSGGSGSGSRNPQANLSGKKAQAQEVDLQPASRPKGLPWASFCDFQDISHLVVKEHHVSVYCQDNKCLELTLPCRATALSFVSLVDGYFRLTVDSSHYLCHEVAPPRLVMSIQDGIHGPLLDPFVLAKLQPEDGHYLIHWSSSHLYRLILTVAQRDQAQGSRSLRLRKFTIEQQAGTFTLEGWDRSFPSVGALRAALQDCSLRVGDDCFSLRRCCLPLSRELSNLIIMRGPAASTRPLNLSQLSFHRVCREEITQLSHLGQGTRTNVYEGLLRVKGRDSEEDKEEGGDPLSPSRGSGQELRVVLKVLDPSHHDITLAFYEIASLMSQVSHVHLAFVHGICVHGSENILVTEYVEHGPLDVWLRRERGHVPVAWKVAVAQQLASALSYLEDKNLAHGNVCGRNILLARPGLAEGTSPFIKLSDPGVGLGTLSREERVERIPWMAPECLPGGANSLSTAADKWGFGATLLEICFDGEAPLQGRSPSEKERFYQKQHQLPEPSYPELATLTSQCLTYEPAQRPSFRIILRDLTRLQPHNLVDVSAVSPDLPASDPTVFHKRYLKKIRELGEGHFGKVSLYCYDPTNDGTGEMVAVKSLKAGCGPQLRSGWKREIDILRRLYHEHIVKYKGCCEDPGEKSVQLVMEYVPLGSLRDYLPRHSVGLAQLLLFAQQICEGMAYLHAQHYIHRDLAARNVLLDNDRLVKIGDFGLAKAVPEGHEYYRVREDGDSPVFWYAPECLKECKFYYASDVWSFGVTLYELLTRCDFSQSPPLKFIELLGLTQGQMTVLRLTELLERGERLPRPEACPCEIYYLMKNCWEAEASFRPTFQNLIPILKTVHEKYQGQAPSVFSMC; from the exons GCATCACTCCACTCTGCTTCAATCTGTTCGCCCTCTTTGATGCCCAGGGCCAAGTCTGGCTACCCCCAAACCACATCCTGGAGGTCCCCAGAGACTCCAGCCTGAATCTGCACTTCCGCATGAG GTTTTATTTCCGGAACTGGCATGGCATGAACCCTCAGGAGCCAGCTGTGTACCGCTGTGGGCCCCCTGGGGCCGAGTCTTCCTCAGATCAAGCAGAGCATGGGCTGCAATTCTTAGATCCAGCCTCCTTTGAATATATCTTTGAGCAG GGCAAGCATGAGTTTGTCAATGACGTGGCCTCACTGTGGGAGCTGTCCAGCGAGGAGGAGATCCACCACTTTAAGAATGAGAGCCTGGGCATGGCTTTTCTGCACCTCTGCCACCTTGCTCTCCACCGCGGTGTCTCCCTGGAGGAGGTGGCTAAAAAGATCAG CTTCAAAGACTGCATCCCACGTTCCTTCCGGAGCCAGATCCAGCAGCACAACGCGCTGACGCGACTGCGCCTGCGTAGCATCTTCCACAAGTTCCTGCGAGCCTTCCAGCCCAGCCATCTCTCCCAGCAGCTCGTCATGGTCAAGTACCTGGCCACGCTCGAGCGGCTGGCGCCCTGCTTTGCCACTGAGCACATACCGGTATGCCACCTGGAGCTGCCGGCCCAGGCTGAGGGGAAGCTGTGCTACATCCAGGACCACGGGCAGGCCACTCTGGACCCCGGAAAGGAGTCTGCCCTGGGACCCCCAACCCACGAGGTGCTGGTGACAGGCACCGGGGGCATTCAGTGGCGGCCGGTACAGGCAGAG GGCTCTGGTGGCAGCGGCAGTGGCAGCAGGAATCCTCAAGCCAACCTTTCTGGGAAGAAAGCCCAGGCTCAGGAGGTGGACCTCCAGCCAGCGAGCAGGCCAAAGGGGCTGCCCTGGGCCTCTTTCTGTGACTTCCAGGACATCAGCCACCTGGTAGTGAAGGAGCACCATGTCAGCGTCTACTGTCAGGACAACAAGTGCCTG GAGCTGACTCTGCCCTGCCGGGCCACGGCCCTGTCCTTCGTGTCACTGGTGGATGGCTATTTCCGCCTGACGGTTGACTCAAGCCACTACCTGTGCCATGAGGTGGCTCCCCCACGGCTGGTGATGAGTATCCAGGATGGGATCCACGGACCTTTGCT GGATCCATTTGTGCTGGCCAAGCTCCAGCCCGAGGACGGTCACTACCTCATCCATTGGAGTAGCAGCCACCTCTACCGCCTTATCCTCACCGTGGCCCAGCGTGACCAG GCACAAGGCTCACGGAGCTTGCGCTTACGGAAGTTCACCATCGAGCAGCAGGCTGGGACCTTTACACTGGAGGGCTGGGACCGGTCCTTTCCCAGTGTAGGGGCACTACGGGCCGCCCTGCAGGACTGCTCACTGCGTGTTGGGGATGACTGCTTCTCCCTGCGGCGCTGCTGCCTGCCACTGTCAAGAG AGCTCTCCAACCTCATCATCATGCGGGGGCCTGCGGCCAGCACCAGGCCACTCAACCTCAGCCAGCTCAGCTTCCACCGGGTCTGCCGGGAGGAGATCACCCAG CTGTCCCACTTGGGCCAGGGCACGAGGACCAATGTGTATGAGGGCCTCCTGCGTGTGAAGGGCAGGGACTCTGAGGAGGACAAGGAGGAAGGCGGGGACCCCCTCTCACCCAGTAGGGGCAGCGGGCAGGAGCTCCGAGTGGTGCTCAAGGTGCTGGACCCCAGTCACCATGACATCACCCTG GCCTTCTACGAGATTGCCAGCCTCATGAGCCAGGTCTCCCACGTGCACCTGGCCTTTGTGCATGGCATCTGTGTACATGGTTCCGAGA ACATCCTGGTGACGGAATATGTGGAGCATGGGCCCTTGGATGTGTGGCTGCGGCGGGAGAGAGGCCACGTGCCTGTGGCCTGGAAGGTGGCAGTGGCCCAGCAGCTGGCCAGCGCCCTCAGCTACCTG GAGGACAAGAACCTGGCTCATGGCAATGTGTGTGGCAGGAACATTCTGTTGGCCCGGCCGGGCCTGGCAGAGGGCACCAGCCCTTTCATCAAGCTGAGTGACCCCGGCGTGGGCCTGGGCACCCTCTCCAGGGAGG AGCGGGTGGAGCGGATCCCCTGGATGGCCCCTGAGTGCCTACCCGGTGGGGCCAACAGCCTGAGCACCGCGGCCGACAAGTGGGGCTTCGGTGCCACcctcctggagatctgctttgacGGTGAGGCCCCCCTGCAGGGCCGCAGCCCTTCTGAG AAGGAGCGTTTCTACCAGAAGCAGCATCAGCTGCCTGAGCCTTCGTACCCAGAGCTAGCCACCCTCACCAGCCAGTGCCTGACCTACGAGCCAGCCCAGCGGCCGTCCTTCCGCATAATCCTGCGCGACCTCACTCGGCTGCAGCCCCACA ATCTTGTTGACGTTTCTGCTGTGAGCCCGGACTTGCCAGCGTCAGACCCCACGGTTTTCCACAAGCGCTATTTGAAAAAGATCCGGGAGCTGGGCGAG GGTCACTTTGGCAAGGTCAGCTTGTACTGCTATGACCCAACTAACGATGGCACTGGTGAGATGGTAGCCGTAAAGTCCCTGAAGGCAGGCTGCGGCCCCCAGCTTCGTTCGGGCTGGAAGCGTGAGATCGACATTCTGCGCAGGCTCTATCACGAACACATCGTCAAGTACAAGGGTTGCTGCGAGGACCCAG GCGAGAAGTCGGTGCAGCTGGTCATGGAGTACGTCCCCCTGGGTAGCCTCCGAGACTACCTGCCCCGGCACAGTGTGGGGCTGGCCCAGCTACTGCTCTTCGCCCAGCAGATCTGCGAG GGCATGGCCTACCTGCACGCGCAGCACTACATCCACCGAGACTTGGCTGCCCGCAACGTGCTGCTGGACAACGACAGGCTGGTCAAGATCGGGGACTTCGGCCTGGCCAAGGCTGTGCCTGAAGGCCATGAGTACTACCGCGTGCGCGAGGACGGGGACAGCCCCGTGTTCTG GTATGCCCCGGAGTGCCTGAAGGAGTGTAAGTTCTACTATGCATCTGACGTCTGGTCCTTTGGGGTCACCCTGTATGAGTTGCTGACCCGCTGTGACTTCAGCCAGAGCCCCCCCTTG AAATTCATCGAGCTCCTAGGCCTCACCCAGGGACAGATGACGGTGCTGAGGCTCACTGAGTTGCTGGAACGAGGGGAGAGGCTGCCGCGCCCTGAGGCATGTCCCTGTGAG ATCTATTACCTCATGAAGAACTGCTGGGAGGCAGAGGCCTCATTCCGCCCGACCTTCCAGAACCTCATCCCCATCCTTAAGACAGTCCATGAGAAATACCAAGGCCAGGCCCCCTCAGTGTTCAGTATGTGCTGA
- the TYK2 gene encoding non-receptor tyrosine-protein kinase TYK2 isoform X5 — protein MPLCRWGATARGSKPDGNGAQPMVTRGVLRVHLHWAGPGGGEPWVTFSEASLTAEEVCIYIAHKIGITPLCFNLFALFDAQGQVWLPPNHILEVPRDSSLNLHFRMRFYFRNWHGMNPQEPAVYRCGPPGAESSSDQAEHGLQFLDPASFEYIFEQGKHEFVNDVASLWELSSEEEIHHFKNESLGMAFLHLCHLALHRGVSLEEVAKKISFKDCIPRSFRSQIQQHNALTRLRLRSIFHKFLRAFQPSHLSQQLVMVKYLATLERLAPCFATEHIPVCHLELPAQAEGKLCYIQDHGQATLDPGKESALGPPTHEVLVTGTGGIQWRPVQAEDISHLVVKEHHVSVYCQDNKCLELTLPCRATALSFVSLVDGYFRLTVDSSHYLCHEVAPPRLVMSIQDGIHGPLLDPFVLAKLQPEDGHYLIHWSSSHLYRLILTVAQRDQAQGSRSLRLRKFTIEQQAGTFTLEGWDRSFPSVGALRAALQDCSLRVGDDCFSLRRCCLPLSRELSNLIIMRGPAASTRPLNLSQLSFHRVCREEITQLSHLGQGTRTNVYEGLLRVKGRDSEEDKEEGGDPLSPSRGSGQELRVVLKVLDPSHHDITLAFYEIASLMSQVSHVHLAFVHGICVHGSENILVTEYVEHGPLDVWLRRERGHVPVAWKVAVAQQLASALSYLVCGLWEDKNLAHGNVCGRNILLARPGLAEGTSPFIKLSDPGVGLGTLSREERVERIPWMAPECLPGGANSLSTAADKWGFGATLLEICFDGEAPLQGRSPSEKERFYQKQHQLPEPSYPELATLTSQCLTYEPAQRPSFRIILRDLTRLQPHNLVDVSAVSPDLPASDPTVFHKRYLKKIRELGEGHFGKVSLYCYDPTNDGTGEMVAVKSLKAGCGPQLRSGWKREIDILRRLYHEHIVKYKGCCEDPGEKSVQLVMEYVPLGSLRDYLPRHSVGLAQLLLFAQQICEGMAYLHAQHYIHRDLAARNVLLDNDRLVKIGDFGLAKAVPEGHEYYRVREDGDSPVFWYAPECLKECKFYYASDVWSFGVTLYELLTRCDFSQSPPLKFIELLGLTQGQMTVLRLTELLERGERLPRPEACPCEFFLSQIYYLMKNCWEAEASFRPTFQNLIPILKTVHEKYQGQAPSVFSMC, from the exons GCATCACTCCACTCTGCTTCAATCTGTTCGCCCTCTTTGATGCCCAGGGCCAAGTCTGGCTACCCCCAAACCACATCCTGGAGGTCCCCAGAGACTCCAGCCTGAATCTGCACTTCCGCATGAG GTTTTATTTCCGGAACTGGCATGGCATGAACCCTCAGGAGCCAGCTGTGTACCGCTGTGGGCCCCCTGGGGCCGAGTCTTCCTCAGATCAAGCAGAGCATGGGCTGCAATTCTTAGATCCAGCCTCCTTTGAATATATCTTTGAGCAG GGCAAGCATGAGTTTGTCAATGACGTGGCCTCACTGTGGGAGCTGTCCAGCGAGGAGGAGATCCACCACTTTAAGAATGAGAGCCTGGGCATGGCTTTTCTGCACCTCTGCCACCTTGCTCTCCACCGCGGTGTCTCCCTGGAGGAGGTGGCTAAAAAGATCAG CTTCAAAGACTGCATCCCACGTTCCTTCCGGAGCCAGATCCAGCAGCACAACGCGCTGACGCGACTGCGCCTGCGTAGCATCTTCCACAAGTTCCTGCGAGCCTTCCAGCCCAGCCATCTCTCCCAGCAGCTCGTCATGGTCAAGTACCTGGCCACGCTCGAGCGGCTGGCGCCCTGCTTTGCCACTGAGCACATACCGGTATGCCACCTGGAGCTGCCGGCCCAGGCTGAGGGGAAGCTGTGCTACATCCAGGACCACGGGCAGGCCACTCTGGACCCCGGAAAGGAGTCTGCCCTGGGACCCCCAACCCACGAGGTGCTGGTGACAGGCACCGGGGGCATTCAGTGGCGGCCGGTACAGGCAGAG GACATCAGCCACCTGGTAGTGAAGGAGCACCATGTCAGCGTCTACTGTCAGGACAACAAGTGCCTG GAGCTGACTCTGCCCTGCCGGGCCACGGCCCTGTCCTTCGTGTCACTGGTGGATGGCTATTTCCGCCTGACGGTTGACTCAAGCCACTACCTGTGCCATGAGGTGGCTCCCCCACGGCTGGTGATGAGTATCCAGGATGGGATCCACGGACCTTTGCT GGATCCATTTGTGCTGGCCAAGCTCCAGCCCGAGGACGGTCACTACCTCATCCATTGGAGTAGCAGCCACCTCTACCGCCTTATCCTCACCGTGGCCCAGCGTGACCAG GCACAAGGCTCACGGAGCTTGCGCTTACGGAAGTTCACCATCGAGCAGCAGGCTGGGACCTTTACACTGGAGGGCTGGGACCGGTCCTTTCCCAGTGTAGGGGCACTACGGGCCGCCCTGCAGGACTGCTCACTGCGTGTTGGGGATGACTGCTTCTCCCTGCGGCGCTGCTGCCTGCCACTGTCAAGAG AGCTCTCCAACCTCATCATCATGCGGGGGCCTGCGGCCAGCACCAGGCCACTCAACCTCAGCCAGCTCAGCTTCCACCGGGTCTGCCGGGAGGAGATCACCCAG CTGTCCCACTTGGGCCAGGGCACGAGGACCAATGTGTATGAGGGCCTCCTGCGTGTGAAGGGCAGGGACTCTGAGGAGGACAAGGAGGAAGGCGGGGACCCCCTCTCACCCAGTAGGGGCAGCGGGCAGGAGCTCCGAGTGGTGCTCAAGGTGCTGGACCCCAGTCACCATGACATCACCCTG GCCTTCTACGAGATTGCCAGCCTCATGAGCCAGGTCTCCCACGTGCACCTGGCCTTTGTGCATGGCATCTGTGTACATGGTTCCGAGA ACATCCTGGTGACGGAATATGTGGAGCATGGGCCCTTGGATGTGTGGCTGCGGCGGGAGAGAGGCCACGTGCCTGTGGCCTGGAAGGTGGCAGTGGCCCAGCAGCTGGCCAGCGCCCTCAGCTACCTGGTTTGTGGCCTGTGG GAGGACAAGAACCTGGCTCATGGCAATGTGTGTGGCAGGAACATTCTGTTGGCCCGGCCGGGCCTGGCAGAGGGCACCAGCCCTTTCATCAAGCTGAGTGACCCCGGCGTGGGCCTGGGCACCCTCTCCAGGGAGG AGCGGGTGGAGCGGATCCCCTGGATGGCCCCTGAGTGCCTACCCGGTGGGGCCAACAGCCTGAGCACCGCGGCCGACAAGTGGGGCTTCGGTGCCACcctcctggagatctgctttgacGGTGAGGCCCCCCTGCAGGGCCGCAGCCCTTCTGAG AAGGAGCGTTTCTACCAGAAGCAGCATCAGCTGCCTGAGCCTTCGTACCCAGAGCTAGCCACCCTCACCAGCCAGTGCCTGACCTACGAGCCAGCCCAGCGGCCGTCCTTCCGCATAATCCTGCGCGACCTCACTCGGCTGCAGCCCCACA ATCTTGTTGACGTTTCTGCTGTGAGCCCGGACTTGCCAGCGTCAGACCCCACGGTTTTCCACAAGCGCTATTTGAAAAAGATCCGGGAGCTGGGCGAG GGTCACTTTGGCAAGGTCAGCTTGTACTGCTATGACCCAACTAACGATGGCACTGGTGAGATGGTAGCCGTAAAGTCCCTGAAGGCAGGCTGCGGCCCCCAGCTTCGTTCGGGCTGGAAGCGTGAGATCGACATTCTGCGCAGGCTCTATCACGAACACATCGTCAAGTACAAGGGTTGCTGCGAGGACCCAG GCGAGAAGTCGGTGCAGCTGGTCATGGAGTACGTCCCCCTGGGTAGCCTCCGAGACTACCTGCCCCGGCACAGTGTGGGGCTGGCCCAGCTACTGCTCTTCGCCCAGCAGATCTGCGAG GGCATGGCCTACCTGCACGCGCAGCACTACATCCACCGAGACTTGGCTGCCCGCAACGTGCTGCTGGACAACGACAGGCTGGTCAAGATCGGGGACTTCGGCCTGGCCAAGGCTGTGCCTGAAGGCCATGAGTACTACCGCGTGCGCGAGGACGGGGACAGCCCCGTGTTCTG GTATGCCCCGGAGTGCCTGAAGGAGTGTAAGTTCTACTATGCATCTGACGTCTGGTCCTTTGGGGTCACCCTGTATGAGTTGCTGACCCGCTGTGACTTCAGCCAGAGCCCCCCCTTG AAATTCATCGAGCTCCTAGGCCTCACCCAGGGACAGATGACGGTGCTGAGGCTCACTGAGTTGCTGGAACGAGGGGAGAGGCTGCCGCGCCCTGAGGCATGTCCCTGTGAG TTTTTCCTTTCCCAGATCTATTACCTCATGAAGAACTGCTGGGAGGCAGAGGCCTCATTCCGCCCGACCTTCCAGAACCTCATCCCCATCCTTAAGACAGTCCATGAGAAATACCAAGGCCAGGCCCCCTCAGTGTTCAGTATGTGCTGA
- the TYK2 gene encoding non-receptor tyrosine-protein kinase TYK2 isoform X6, translating to MPLCRWGATARGSKPDGNGAQPMVTRGVLRVHLHWAGPGGGEPWVTFSEASLTAEEVCIYIAHKIGITPLCFNLFALFDAQGQVWLPPNHILEVPRDSSLNLHFRMRFYFRNWHGMNPQEPAVYRCGPPGAESSSDQAEHGLQFLDPASFEYIFEQGKHEFVNDVASLWELSSEEEIHHFKNESLGMAFLHLCHLALHRGVSLEEVAKKISFKDCIPRSFRSQIQQHNALTRLRLRSIFHKFLRAFQPSHLSQQLVMVKYLATLERLAPCFATEHIPVCHLELPAQAEGKLCYIQDHGQATLDPGKESALGPPTHEVLVTGTGGIQWRPVQAEGSGGSGSGSRNPQANLSGKKAQAQEVDLQPASRPKGLPWASFCDFQDISHLVVKEHHVSVYCQDNKCLELTLPCRATALSFVSLVDGYFRLTVDSSHYLCHEVAPPRLVMSIQDGIHGPLLDPFVLAKLQPEDGHYLIHWSSSHLYRLILTVAQRDQAQGSRSLRLRKFTIEQQAGTFTLEGWDRSFPSVGALRAALQDCSLRVGDDCFSLRRCCLPLSRELSNLIIMRGPAASTRPLNLSQLSFHRVCREEITQLSHLGQGTRTNVYEGLLRVKGRDSEEDKEEGGDPLSPSRGSGQELRVVLKVLDPSHHDITLAFYEIASLMSQVSHVHLAFVHGICVHGSENILVTEYVEHGPLDVWLRRERGHVPVAWKVAVAQQLASALSYLVCGLWEDKNLAHGNVCGRNILLARPGLAEGTSPFIKLSDPGVGLGTLSREERVERIPWMAPECLPGGANSLSTAADKWGFGATLLEICFDGEAPLQGRSPSEKERFYQKQHQLPEPSYPELATLTSQCLTYEPAQRPSFRIILRDLTRLQPHNLVDVSAVSPDLPASDPTVFHKRYLKKIRELGEGHFGKVSLYCYDPTNDGTGEMVAVKSLKAGCGPQLRSGWKREIDILRRLYHEHIVKYKGCCEDPGEKSVQLVMEYVPLGSLRDYLPRHSVGLAQLLLFAQQICEGMAYLHAQHYIHRDLAARNVLLDNDRLVKIGDFGLAKAVPEGHEYYRVCPGVPEGV from the exons GCATCACTCCACTCTGCTTCAATCTGTTCGCCCTCTTTGATGCCCAGGGCCAAGTCTGGCTACCCCCAAACCACATCCTGGAGGTCCCCAGAGACTCCAGCCTGAATCTGCACTTCCGCATGAG GTTTTATTTCCGGAACTGGCATGGCATGAACCCTCAGGAGCCAGCTGTGTACCGCTGTGGGCCCCCTGGGGCCGAGTCTTCCTCAGATCAAGCAGAGCATGGGCTGCAATTCTTAGATCCAGCCTCCTTTGAATATATCTTTGAGCAG GGCAAGCATGAGTTTGTCAATGACGTGGCCTCACTGTGGGAGCTGTCCAGCGAGGAGGAGATCCACCACTTTAAGAATGAGAGCCTGGGCATGGCTTTTCTGCACCTCTGCCACCTTGCTCTCCACCGCGGTGTCTCCCTGGAGGAGGTGGCTAAAAAGATCAG CTTCAAAGACTGCATCCCACGTTCCTTCCGGAGCCAGATCCAGCAGCACAACGCGCTGACGCGACTGCGCCTGCGTAGCATCTTCCACAAGTTCCTGCGAGCCTTCCAGCCCAGCCATCTCTCCCAGCAGCTCGTCATGGTCAAGTACCTGGCCACGCTCGAGCGGCTGGCGCCCTGCTTTGCCACTGAGCACATACCGGTATGCCACCTGGAGCTGCCGGCCCAGGCTGAGGGGAAGCTGTGCTACATCCAGGACCACGGGCAGGCCACTCTGGACCCCGGAAAGGAGTCTGCCCTGGGACCCCCAACCCACGAGGTGCTGGTGACAGGCACCGGGGGCATTCAGTGGCGGCCGGTACAGGCAGAG GGCTCTGGTGGCAGCGGCAGTGGCAGCAGGAATCCTCAAGCCAACCTTTCTGGGAAGAAAGCCCAGGCTCAGGAGGTGGACCTCCAGCCAGCGAGCAGGCCAAAGGGGCTGCCCTGGGCCTCTTTCTGTGACTTCCAGGACATCAGCCACCTGGTAGTGAAGGAGCACCATGTCAGCGTCTACTGTCAGGACAACAAGTGCCTG GAGCTGACTCTGCCCTGCCGGGCCACGGCCCTGTCCTTCGTGTCACTGGTGGATGGCTATTTCCGCCTGACGGTTGACTCAAGCCACTACCTGTGCCATGAGGTGGCTCCCCCACGGCTGGTGATGAGTATCCAGGATGGGATCCACGGACCTTTGCT GGATCCATTTGTGCTGGCCAAGCTCCAGCCCGAGGACGGTCACTACCTCATCCATTGGAGTAGCAGCCACCTCTACCGCCTTATCCTCACCGTGGCCCAGCGTGACCAG GCACAAGGCTCACGGAGCTTGCGCTTACGGAAGTTCACCATCGAGCAGCAGGCTGGGACCTTTACACTGGAGGGCTGGGACCGGTCCTTTCCCAGTGTAGGGGCACTACGGGCCGCCCTGCAGGACTGCTCACTGCGTGTTGGGGATGACTGCTTCTCCCTGCGGCGCTGCTGCCTGCCACTGTCAAGAG AGCTCTCCAACCTCATCATCATGCGGGGGCCTGCGGCCAGCACCAGGCCACTCAACCTCAGCCAGCTCAGCTTCCACCGGGTCTGCCGGGAGGAGATCACCCAG CTGTCCCACTTGGGCCAGGGCACGAGGACCAATGTGTATGAGGGCCTCCTGCGTGTGAAGGGCAGGGACTCTGAGGAGGACAAGGAGGAAGGCGGGGACCCCCTCTCACCCAGTAGGGGCAGCGGGCAGGAGCTCCGAGTGGTGCTCAAGGTGCTGGACCCCAGTCACCATGACATCACCCTG GCCTTCTACGAGATTGCCAGCCTCATGAGCCAGGTCTCCCACGTGCACCTGGCCTTTGTGCATGGCATCTGTGTACATGGTTCCGAGA ACATCCTGGTGACGGAATATGTGGAGCATGGGCCCTTGGATGTGTGGCTGCGGCGGGAGAGAGGCCACGTGCCTGTGGCCTGGAAGGTGGCAGTGGCCCAGCAGCTGGCCAGCGCCCTCAGCTACCTGGTTTGTGGCCTGTGG GAGGACAAGAACCTGGCTCATGGCAATGTGTGTGGCAGGAACATTCTGTTGGCCCGGCCGGGCCTGGCAGAGGGCACCAGCCCTTTCATCAAGCTGAGTGACCCCGGCGTGGGCCTGGGCACCCTCTCCAGGGAGG AGCGGGTGGAGCGGATCCCCTGGATGGCCCCTGAGTGCCTACCCGGTGGGGCCAACAGCCTGAGCACCGCGGCCGACAAGTGGGGCTTCGGTGCCACcctcctggagatctgctttgacGGTGAGGCCCCCCTGCAGGGCCGCAGCCCTTCTGAG AAGGAGCGTTTCTACCAGAAGCAGCATCAGCTGCCTGAGCCTTCGTACCCAGAGCTAGCCACCCTCACCAGCCAGTGCCTGACCTACGAGCCAGCCCAGCGGCCGTCCTTCCGCATAATCCTGCGCGACCTCACTCGGCTGCAGCCCCACA ATCTTGTTGACGTTTCTGCTGTGAGCCCGGACTTGCCAGCGTCAGACCCCACGGTTTTCCACAAGCGCTATTTGAAAAAGATCCGGGAGCTGGGCGAG GGTCACTTTGGCAAGGTCAGCTTGTACTGCTATGACCCAACTAACGATGGCACTGGTGAGATGGTAGCCGTAAAGTCCCTGAAGGCAGGCTGCGGCCCCCAGCTTCGTTCGGGCTGGAAGCGTGAGATCGACATTCTGCGCAGGCTCTATCACGAACACATCGTCAAGTACAAGGGTTGCTGCGAGGACCCAG GCGAGAAGTCGGTGCAGCTGGTCATGGAGTACGTCCCCCTGGGTAGCCTCCGAGACTACCTGCCCCGGCACAGTGTGGGGCTGGCCCAGCTACTGCTCTTCGCCCAGCAGATCTGCGAG GGCATGGCCTACCTGCACGCGCAGCACTACATCCACCGAGACTTGGCTGCCCGCAACGTGCTGCTGGACAACGACAGGCTGGTCAAGATCGGGGACTTCGGCCTGGCCAAGGCTGTGCCTGAAGGCCATGAGTACTACCGC GTATGCCCCGGAGTGCCTGAAGGAGTGTAA